The Hemibagrus wyckioides isolate EC202008001 linkage group LG26, SWU_Hwy_1.0, whole genome shotgun sequence DNA window aaatatctacataCAATTTATCATCTGGAAATTAGATGATATGCTCTCTGAACAAAATCTGACAAAATTTATTATCCCTGCTAGCCCATTAATGCAAGCTACCACAATCATAGTTGTAAATCTGAATTGACAAAAACTAATCTTAAATAATAGTGAACTTGTCCTAAATTCCTGCACACAGTTTTCTTCCAGTGGTGAAGaatagtttttatttcttcaacCTGGAGTTCCAGAGGAGAAAAGTGAAGCTGTGAGCTAACTGAGTGTTTGATGGGGTTCAGGATAATGACCTCTAATCACCTCTTTCATCTATCATGTTTCAGCAGCTCTGGGGACTGAATGGAGTGTGAAATACAGCCAAAGAAATCTCTGTGCTTTAAAAGGATCTACAGTGTTTATGAAcggcacttacacacacccaacaGGTCTTACAGTGAAAGACAGGTTTTGGTTCATAAACACAGTTAAGGGTAAAGAGCCGACTGATCTGTGTAATGAACCAGGTTACTCAGGTAGAGTGCAGTATTTAACAGATGGACAGAATCACTTCTCCCTCAGACTGAGTGATGTGAAGaaaacagatgaacagatgTACTACTTCAgaatcacaacaaacacagccAAATACACTGGTGATCCTGGAGTTACACTCACTGTTACAGGTAAATAAAATCATCTTATTTTCTACATACATCATTTCTTAAGTTTCTTATCAGATTACTGAAGTGgttttctttaatgtttttacTACACATCGACAGAGCAGAGATTTAAAAGTAGATGCATTAATGGTTTATGACAGCTTTTGAGGAATTCATGTTTCTCTTGTTGTTTAAGATCTTGATGTTCAGATCGCTCCTGCAGAAGTGACAGAGGGACAATCAGCCGTTCTGACCTGTAAAACCACCTGCAGTCTGACTGATCCAACATTCATCTGGTACAAAAACAGCCATCATTTAACCACAAAGACCAGCAAGAGAAATGAAGTCCGTCTGCAGTCAGTCAGCAGTGAGGATGCAGGCAGTTATAGCTGTGCTGTAAGAGGATATGAACATCACTCTCCTGCTCAAACCCTCAGAGTCAGATGTgagctttatttacatttttcttatatGCATTAGATCCTGATAGATCATAAATCACTTCATATTTACAGGAGTAAAAGACAAGTACTGATGTAAgtaagtaaagaaaagaaaaatgacattGTCTAAGACCTTGAACTGTCTTCATTGTCCTTGTCCTGGTagaatgtataaatatttattatattagcatgtaatgtaaacaatcagGTGACTAATTACTTTAGGCATTTCAGCACAACAAATCTATACAGAATCCCATCTAATCCAAGCAAAgggaaaaatgcaaataaagacATGATACAATGGTGACTGAGAACAATCACAGTATAAAATATCCTCAGAATTATGACTATATAATTGTACTAAAGTTGGTTTTACaaagtttaataaaatatattaaataaatacatataatttatTACAATATATAGCCAAGTCACATGGATAAAAGCAGTGAGATAAACTAAACACTGTATCTAAGAACtgataaaacaaacaacaacaaaaaaaaacactaattgGCCATgaactgcttttttcactcttATCATGGAACTCTCTAGATCGTCCAAAGAGAGTCTCAGTGTCCATCAGTCCCTCTGGTGAGATTGTGGAGGGCAGTTTAGTGACTCTGACCTGCAGCAGTGATGCTAACCCACCTGTGAAGACCTACACCTGGTATAAGCAGGCGACATCAGTAGGAACAGAAAAGACCTACACCATCTCCAAGATCAGCTCCATGGACACTGGAGAGTATAAGTGCAAGTGCAGTAATGAAGTCGGACATCAGGAGTCCAGCAGTGTGTCTCTAAATGTTCTGTGTAAGTTAAAGCTGAAGATCTCCTCACAGCCAATAAGAGCTAAAACTGTCATTGATTTACTTAAAGTGTTATCTTTCTGTCCATTTTAGATCCTCCAAAGAATGTCTCAGTGTCCATCAGTCCCTCTGGTGAGATAGTGGAGGGCagttcagtgactctgacctgCAGCAGTGATGCTAACCCACCTGTACAGAGCTACACCTGGTATAAGCAGGCGACATCAGTAGGAACAGAAAAGACCTGCACCATCTCCAAGATCAGCTCTGAGGACACTGGAGAGTATAAGTGCAAGTGCAGTAATGAAGTCGGACATCAGGAGTCCAGCAGTGTGACTCTGAATGTTCTGTGTAAGTTAAAGCTGAAGATCTCCTCACAGCCAATAAGAGCTAAAACTGTCATTGATTTACTTTAAAGTGTTATCTTTCTGTCCATTTTAGATCCTCCaaagagtgtctcagtgtccatcAGTCCCTCTGGTGAGATAGTGGAGGGCagttcagtgactctgacctgCAGCAGTGATGCTAACCCACCTGCACAGAACTACACCTGGTATATGGAGAAAGAATCATCACCTGTAGGATCTGGACAGAGTTACAGAGCTGGACAGAGTGGACAGTACTACTGCGAGGCTCAGAATGAACACGGCTCTGACAGATCAGCTGCAGTGTCCATCACTTTTaatggtgagggtgatgattTTTTATTCCTGTGTGATCACTGATCTGTTCTACATCATGCACTGTGGGTGACGTTttgaagaaaatgtgtgtgtgtgtgtgtgtgtgtgtgtatacactattaGATGTTtctgtgatggtgtatgttgcTGTTGGACTCGGACTTTTTGGGCTTGCAGCTCTTCTCTCTGCACTCTTCTGGCTGAGGTGAGAATATTT harbors:
- the LOC131346902 gene encoding B-cell receptor CD22-like isoform X1: MMSLKTSSLLCLIFLLRITAALGTEWSVKYSQRNLCALKGSTVFMNVTYTHPTRLTVKDRFWFINTVKGKEPTDLCNEPGYSGRVQYLTDGQNHFSLRLSDVKKTDEHMYYFRITTNTEKNKYMGYPGVTLTVTDLDVQIAPAEVTEGQSAVLTCKTTCSLTDPTFIWYKNSHHLTTKTSKRNEVRLQSVSSEDAGSYSCAVRGYEHHSPAQTLRVRYRPKRVSVSISPSGEIVEGSLVTLTCSSDANPPVKTYTWYKQATSVGTEKTYTISKISSMDTGEYKCKCSNEVGHQESSSVSLNVLYPPKNVSVSISPSGEIVEGSSVTLTCSSDANPPVQSYTWYKQATSVGTEKTCTISKISSEDTGEYKCKCSNEVGHQESSSVTLNVLYPPKSVSVSISPSGEIVEGSSVTLTCSSDANPPAQNYTWYMEKESSPVGSGQSYRAGQSGQYYCEAQNEHGSDRSAAVSITFNDVSVMVYVAVGLGLFGLAALLSALFWLRSRRQKKKADEDEGDNQPSSLQKPEPSAQDDTYANVELLRTHAISLPTAPADTPTSPDYENIATLRNMMNK
- the LOC131346902 gene encoding B-cell receptor CD22-like isoform X5 is translated as MMSLKTSSLLCLIFLLRITAALGTEWSVKYSQRNLCALKGSTVFMNVTYTHPTRLTVKDRFWFINTVKGKEPTDLCNEPGYSGRVQYLTDGQNHFSLRLSDVKKTDEHMYYFRITTNTEKNKYMGYPGVTLTVTDLDVQIAPAEVTEGQSAVLTCKTTCSLTDPTFIWYKNSHHLTTKTSKRNEVRLQSVSSEDAGSYSCAVRGYEHHSPAQTLRVRYRPKRVSVSISPSGEIVEGSLVTLTCSSDANPPVKTYTWYKQATSVGTEKTYTISKISSMDTGEYKCKCSNEVGHQESSSVSLNVLYPPKNVSVSISPSGEIVEGSSVTLTCSSDANPPVQSYTWYKQATSVGTEKTCTISKISSEDTGEYKCKCSNEVGHQESSSVTLNVLYPPKSVSVSISPSGEIVEGSSVTLTCSSDANPPAQNYTWYMEKESSPVGSGQSYRAGQSGQYYCEAQNEHGSDRSAAVSITFNDVSVMVYVAVGLGLFGLAALLSALFWLRSRRQKKKADEDEGDNQKPEPSAQDDTYANVELLRTHAISLPTAPADTPTSPDYENIATLRNMMNK
- the LOC131346902 gene encoding B-cell receptor CD22-like isoform X2 encodes the protein MMSLKTSSLLCLIFLLRITAALGTEWSVKYSQRNLCALKGSTVFMNVTYTHPTRLTVKDRFWFINTVKGKEPTDLCNEPGYSGRVQYLTDGQNHFSLRLSDVKKTDEHMYYFRITTNTEKNKYMGYPGVTLTVTDLDVQIAPAEVTEGQSAVLTCKTTCSLTDPTFIWYKNSHHLTTKTSKRNEVRLQSVSSEDAGSYSCAVRGYEHHSPAQTLRVRYRPKRVSVSISPSGEIVEGSLVTLTCSSDANPPVKTYTWYKQATSVGTEKTYTISKISSMDTGEYKCKCSNEVGHQESSSVSLNVLYPPKNVSVSISPSGEIVEGSSVTLTCSSDANPPVQSYTWYKQATSVGTEKTCTISKISSEDTGEYKCKCSNEVGHQESSSVTLNVLYPPKSVSVSISPSGEIVEGSSVTLTCSSDANPPAQNYTWYMEKESSPVGSGQSYRAGQSGQYYCEAQNEHGSDRSAAVSITFNDVSVMVYVAVGLGLFGLAALLSALFWLRSRRQKKKADEDEGDNQNLLMFSSPPLCRNLSRALKTTRMQTSSYYEHMLFLFPLLLLTRPHPLTMRILQP
- the LOC131346902 gene encoding B-cell receptor CD22-like isoform X3, which produces MMSLKTSSLLCLIFLLRITALGTEWSVKYSQRNLCALKGSTVFMNVTYTHPTRLTVKDRFWFINTVKGKEPTDLCNEPGYSGRVQYLTDGQNHFSLRLSDVKKTDEHMYYFRITTNTEKNKYMGYPGVTLTVTDLDVQIAPAEVTEGQSAVLTCKTTCSLTDPTFIWYKNSHHLTTKTSKRNEVRLQSVSSEDAGSYSCAVRGYEHHSPAQTLRVRYRPKRVSVSISPSGEIVEGSLVTLTCSSDANPPVKTYTWYKQATSVGTEKTYTISKISSMDTGEYKCKCSNEVGHQESSSVSLNVLYPPKNVSVSISPSGEIVEGSSVTLTCSSDANPPVQSYTWYKQATSVGTEKTCTISKISSEDTGEYKCKCSNEVGHQESSSVTLNVLYPPKSVSVSISPSGEIVEGSSVTLTCSSDANPPAQNYTWYMEKESSPVGSGQSYRAGQSGQYYCEAQNEHGSDRSAAVSITFNDVSVMVYVAVGLGLFGLAALLSALFWLRSRRQKKKADEDEGDNQPSSLQKPEPSAQDDTYANVELLRTHAISLPTAPADTPTSPDYENIATLRNMMNK
- the LOC131346902 gene encoding B-cell receptor CD22-like isoform X4; amino-acid sequence: MMSLKIVLPLDLIFLLVSSALGTEWSVKYSQRNLCALKGSTVFMNGTYTHPTGLTVKDRFWFINTVKGKEPTDLCNEPGYSGRVQYLTDGQNHFSLRLSDVKKTDEQMYYFRITTNTAKYTGDPGVTLTVTDLDVQIAPAEVTEGQSAVLTCKTTCSLTDPTFIWYKNSHHLTTKTSKRNEVRLQSVSSEDAGSYSCAVRGYEHHSPAQTLRVRYRPKRVSVSISPSGEIVEGSLVTLTCSSDANPPVKTYTWYKQATSVGTEKTYTISKISSMDTGEYKCKCSNEVGHQESSSVSLNVLYPPKNVSVSISPSGEIVEGSSVTLTCSSDANPPVQSYTWYKQATSVGTEKTCTISKISSEDTGEYKCKCSNEVGHQESSSVTLNVLYPPKSVSVSISPSGEIVEGSSVTLTCSSDANPPAQNYTWYMEKESSPVGSGQSYRAGQSGQYYCEAQNEHGSDRSAAVSITFNDVSVMVYVAVGLGLFGLAALLSALFWLRSRRQKKKADEDEGDNQPSSLQKPEPSAQDDTYANVELLRTHAISLPTAPADTPTSPDYENIATLRNMMNK